The Paraburkholderia sp. ZP32-5 genome includes a window with the following:
- a CDS encoding mechanosensitive ion channel family protein, giving the protein MQSCPLRCESEAAPSDSTQQPATRTAPHFSSDPADCAMQRELREPHEFRGDARRRTSMPARPASWIAALLCAALLLCIGVLPLQAAAAGPAVGTGTPVIPALQSLINSATVSAAAPASAASGASAAEAASAPSPASQAELARSLDSVIATLDNDRQRSALVSQLKKLRDVSQNAAQTVGPAAPAPPSPGLLGAIASGIASFESDVHQGRTPVRYWGGRLNAAGNELFTIVSGQGRESLGRILLSMVAMLAGWGACAGALIYLQHRLYRRLGIDFKLRPNPTTRELLIFALRRVGPWIIAFLAALLFVRAMPDALGRTLGMVVAYAIVAGAVFSAICLIMFSLFGSGHRRVAVRLLIDHARRVLFVIGVCGALGDAAVNYDVAHQLGSNLAALISTAANMTAAVLTGYFAVAFRRPVAHLIRNRPYEQRNDHKAATDAFDVLAALWHVPVLVLAAASVVATIGGSGSSENVLQISIVTALLLVLAFFLSAIVLRMTRPRSARARRRSPYLTRLLRFCGTLLTLFIWLFFFELAARLWGVSLAAMVEKNVAARGVAHAMTAIVATLFIAWLLWILVDTAITEALNPGSARNKARAPSMRARTMLPLVRNVLLVTIMMIAGIVTAANLGINVTPLLAGAGVIGLAIGFGAQSLVTDLITGLFIIIEDTISVGDWIDVDGGHAGTVEHLSIRTVRLRDGQGAIHAIPFSQIKIVKNLSRDFAYAVFEVRLSFSTDVDQIMELIREVGAELMADFRYRREMLGPIEVWGLDRFDPNWMVVKGQIKTRPLQQWSVARAFNLQLKRKMDEAGIEIPVAQMRVYTSSKDSEGEPLRDDEMTGFVAPVDGRESRPAHGELRVQEHERAHERDHEWTRQSVRDRAGTVMSARAHERTYDTPYERAHERTDEWTPESAPERSRERAHEKTHERAHESAHTSAREPAGIGASPHASTQLPLAPARDVSHEPRPAPPPTEQTAPVSPQIPTAGDASGKS; this is encoded by the coding sequence ATGCAGTCATGCCCGTTGCGGTGTGAGTCCGAGGCTGCACCGTCCGATAGCACGCAGCAGCCGGCGACCCGCACCGCCCCTCATTTTTCCTCCGACCCCGCCGACTGCGCGATGCAGCGCGAACTTCGCGAGCCTCACGAGTTTCGTGGCGACGCGCGCCGTCGAACGTCAATGCCCGCGAGACCCGCTAGCTGGATCGCCGCACTGCTGTGCGCGGCGCTGTTGCTATGCATCGGGGTGCTACCGCTGCAAGCCGCGGCCGCCGGACCCGCGGTCGGCACCGGCACGCCGGTGATTCCCGCATTGCAGAGCCTGATCAATAGCGCAACGGTCAGCGCGGCAGCGCCGGCTTCGGCGGCCTCGGGCGCCTCCGCGGCCGAAGCGGCGTCCGCGCCGTCGCCCGCCAGCCAGGCGGAACTCGCGCGTTCGCTCGACAGCGTGATCGCCACACTCGACAACGACCGCCAGCGCAGCGCGCTCGTCAGCCAGTTGAAGAAACTGCGCGACGTATCGCAAAACGCGGCGCAAACCGTCGGACCGGCCGCGCCTGCGCCACCGAGCCCGGGCCTGCTCGGCGCAATCGCATCGGGCATCGCGTCGTTCGAATCCGACGTGCATCAGGGCCGCACACCGGTGCGCTACTGGGGCGGACGTCTGAACGCGGCCGGCAACGAACTGTTCACGATCGTCTCAGGCCAGGGGCGCGAGAGCCTCGGCCGCATCCTGCTGTCGATGGTCGCGATGCTGGCCGGCTGGGGTGCCTGCGCGGGCGCGCTGATCTATCTGCAGCACCGGCTTTATCGGCGCCTCGGCATCGATTTCAAACTGCGGCCGAATCCGACCACGCGCGAACTGTTGATCTTCGCGCTGCGCCGCGTCGGTCCGTGGATCATCGCGTTTCTTGCCGCGCTGCTGTTCGTGCGCGCGATGCCGGATGCGCTCGGCCGCACGCTCGGCATGGTGGTCGCGTATGCGATCGTCGCGGGCGCGGTGTTTTCGGCGATCTGCCTGATCATGTTTTCGCTGTTCGGCTCGGGGCACCGGCGGGTCGCGGTGCGTCTGCTGATCGATCACGCGCGGCGCGTGCTGTTCGTGATCGGCGTGTGCGGCGCGCTCGGTGACGCGGCGGTCAATTACGACGTCGCGCATCAGCTCGGCTCGAATCTCGCCGCGCTGATTTCGACCGCGGCCAATATGACGGCCGCCGTGCTGACCGGCTATTTCGCGGTCGCGTTCCGGCGTCCGGTCGCGCATCTGATCCGCAACCGGCCCTACGAGCAGCGCAACGATCACAAGGCGGCGACCGACGCGTTCGACGTGCTCGCCGCGCTGTGGCACGTGCCGGTGCTCGTGCTCGCGGCTGCATCGGTGGTCGCGACGATCGGCGGCTCGGGTTCGAGCGAAAACGTGCTGCAGATTTCGATCGTCACCGCGCTGCTGCTGGTGCTGGCGTTTTTCCTGTCGGCGATCGTGCTGCGCATGACGCGCCCGCGCAGTGCGCGCGCGCGGCGCCGCTCTCCGTATCTGACGCGGCTGCTGCGGTTTTGCGGCACGCTGCTCACGCTGTTCATCTGGCTGTTTTTCTTCGAACTCGCGGCGCGTCTGTGGGGTGTGTCGCTGGCCGCGATGGTCGAGAAAAACGTCGCGGCGCGCGGCGTCGCGCATGCGATGACGGCCATCGTCGCGACGCTGTTCATCGCGTGGCTGCTGTGGATTCTGGTCGACACCGCGATCACCGAGGCACTCAATCCGGGCAGTGCACGCAACAAGGCGCGCGCGCCGAGCATGCGCGCACGCACGATGCTGCCGCTCGTGCGCAACGTGCTGCTGGTGACGATCATGATGATCGCCGGCATCGTCACGGCGGCCAATCTCGGCATCAACGTGACGCCGCTGCTCGCGGGCGCGGGCGTGATCGGTCTCGCGATCGGCTTCGGCGCGCAGTCGCTCGTGACCGATCTGATCACGGGGCTGTTCATCATCATCGAGGACACGATTTCGGTCGGCGACTGGATCGACGTCGACGGCGGGCACGCGGGCACGGTCGAACATCTGTCGATTCGTACCGTGCGGCTGCGTGACGGGCAGGGCGCGATTCACGCGATCCCGTTCTCGCAGATCAAGATCGTGAAGAACCTGTCGCGCGATTTCGCGTATGCGGTGTTCGAGGTGCGCCTGTCGTTCTCGACCGACGTCGATCAGATCATGGAGCTGATTCGCGAGGTCGGCGCCGAACTGATGGCCGATTTCCGTTACCGGCGCGAGATGCTCGGACCGATCGAGGTGTGGGGGCTCGACCGCTTCGATCCGAACTGGATGGTCGTCAAAGGGCAGATCAAGACGCGGCCGCTGCAGCAATGGAGCGTCGCGCGCGCGTTCAATCTGCAGCTCAAACGCAAGATGGACGAAGCGGGGATCGAGATTCCGGTCGCGCAGATGCGGGTGTATACGTCATCGAAGGATAGCGAGGGTGAGCCGTTGCGCGACGATGAAATGACGGGTTTTGTCGCGCCGGTCGATGGGCGGGAGAGCCGCCCTGCGCATGGTGAGTTACGTGTGCAGGAGCATGAGCGTGCCCATGAGCGGGATCATGAGTGGACGCGGCAAAGCGTGCGTGATCGGGCTGGGACTGTGATGTCGGCGCGGGCGCACGAAAGAACATACGACACGCCGTACGAAAGAGCGCACGAGCGGACTGACGAATGGACGCCGGAAAGTGCTCCTGAACGGAGCCGCGAGAGGGCCCATGAAAAGACCCACGAAAGGGCACATGAGAGCGCGCATACGAGTGCGCGCGAGCCGGCCGGCATTGGCGCTTCGCCGCACGCATCGACGCAGTTGCCGCTTGCGCCGGCGCGCGATGTATCGCACGAGCCGCGACCCGCGCCGCCGCCCACTGAACAGACCGCACCGGTTTCGCCGCAGATTCCGACGGCTGGCGATGCGAGCGGCAAGAGCTGA
- a CDS encoding cysteine dioxygenase family protein → MSDDLRTSRFERTSSLLASLTDPASLGADASSACGTDRRACAPLERLCDTLDAILEASAKFPESARSTFFARSMRIALADAAGDPDLLSPEQREGSAERYRRHLLAADPLGRYAVAALVWQPGQASPVHGHHTWCSYAVVDGELSETIYEWNDAQACANPLRSQARKRGAVSFVRGGRGAIHQLGNSSKAAAVSLHVYGVEGARIGTGVNDIVRVADPAVLV, encoded by the coding sequence ATGAGCGACGATCTTCGCACCAGCCGTTTCGAGCGCACCTCCAGCCTCCTCGCCTCGCTGACCGATCCAGCCAGTCTCGGCGCCGACGCATCGTCCGCCTGCGGGACGGATCGCCGCGCCTGCGCGCCGCTCGAGCGGCTGTGCGACACACTGGACGCGATACTCGAGGCCAGCGCCAAGTTTCCCGAATCGGCGCGCTCGACGTTCTTTGCGCGCAGCATGCGAATCGCGCTCGCGGACGCGGCCGGCGACCCGGATCTGCTCAGCCCGGAGCAACGCGAAGGCTCGGCCGAACGCTATCGCCGCCACCTGCTCGCCGCCGATCCGCTCGGCCGCTATGCGGTCGCCGCGCTGGTCTGGCAGCCGGGCCAGGCGAGCCCCGTGCATGGGCACCACACGTGGTGCAGTTACGCGGTGGTCGACGGCGAACTGAGCGAGACGATCTACGAATGGAATGACGCGCAGGCTTGTGCGAACCCGTTGCGCTCGCAGGCGCGCAAGCGCGGCGCGGTGTCGTTCGTGCGTGGCGGCCGTGGCGCGATTCATCAGCTCGGCAACAGCAGCAAGGCGGCCGCCGTGTCGCTGCATGTCTACGGCGTCGAAGGCGCACGGATCGGCACCGGCGTGAATGACATCGTGCGCGTGGCCGATCCGGCGGTATTGGTTTGA
- a CDS encoding Lrp/AsnC family transcriptional regulator, giving the protein MGMDIIDRKLLELLQEDATMPIAELAQRVNLSQTPCWKRLQRLKEAGVIRAQVALCDARKLGVGTTVFVAVRTNQHTEAWATAFTQAVRDIPEVVEVYRMSGETDYLLRVVVSDIDDYDRIYKRLITAVPLYDVSSSFAMEQIKYSTALPVRSSAVT; this is encoded by the coding sequence ATGGGCATGGATATCATCGATCGCAAGCTACTGGAACTGTTGCAGGAAGACGCGACGATGCCGATCGCCGAACTCGCGCAGCGCGTGAATCTGTCGCAGACGCCGTGCTGGAAGCGGCTGCAGCGCTTGAAGGAGGCGGGCGTGATTCGCGCGCAGGTGGCGCTGTGCGACGCGCGCAAGCTGGGAGTGGGCACGACGGTGTTCGTCGCGGTGCGCACCAACCAGCACACCGAGGCGTGGGCCACCGCATTCACGCAGGCGGTGCGGGACATTCCGGAAGTGGTCGAGGTGTACCGGATGAGCGGCGAGACCGACTATCTGCTACGCGTGGTGGTATCCGATATCGACGACTACGACCGGATCTACAAGCGGCTGATCACGGCCGTGCCGCTATACGACGTGAGTTCGAGTTTTGCGATGGAACAGATCAAATATTCGACGGCGCTGCCGGTGCGCTCTTCTGCAGTAACGTGA